The proteins below come from a single Chryseobacterium nepalense genomic window:
- the gldG gene encoding gliding motility-associated ABC transporter substrate-binding protein GldG, with protein sequence MKKISFKSPLGILLFVILPLVIILAVSGIRLDLTKEKRYTLSDNTVKVLESVNKPLVVDVYLEGDFPASFKQLQSETRFMLEEFRKINPKIDFKFIDPIKTKMSQDTLMAMGMQPSVLPDIKDGKVSQIMLFPYAVVKYDKKGVSIPLVVQQSGIDADQQLTKSIENLEYNLISNIKNIAANRRKKIGVLINQDELSPTEFQGFMQLATESYDAGPIIPKNQKELSLADVPMLKQMSALVIAKPRKAFTDGEKVILDQYIMNGGKTLWMIDAVNAEMDTLMRSKKVMPFPVDINMTDFFFNYGIRINPALVKDVKKFALLRLVTGEVSGNPQYTSLPWPYYPLGIAENKNPITKNINPVKFEFPTSIDTLGGRKNIKTNVLFESSERTLLKQVPNYVDLKEISSVDSLGQMEKPSTPKIYAVALEGKFNSAYASRIERKSYPNFKNSSPENKMIVIADGDVGRNKVLKGEPLPLGVDLLTNEQFGNEQFLRNALDYLLDDSNLMELRNRNIEERLLDRQRITEEKNNWQWFNLLLPLVIIGILGGLFFWLRKKKFG encoded by the coding sequence ATGAAGAAGATATCATTTAAATCTCCGCTGGGAATTTTACTTTTCGTCATTTTACCGCTGGTTATTATTCTCGCCGTTTCAGGCATCAGGTTGGATTTAACCAAAGAAAAAAGGTATACACTTTCAGACAATACCGTTAAAGTATTAGAATCGGTAAATAAACCTTTGGTGGTGGACGTTTACCTGGAAGGCGATTTTCCTGCCAGCTTCAAACAGCTTCAGAGTGAAACGAGATTCATGCTCGAAGAATTCAGGAAGATCAATCCGAAAATCGATTTCAAATTTATTGATCCCATCAAAACCAAAATGTCTCAGGATACCCTGATGGCAATGGGAATGCAGCCTTCCGTACTTCCGGATATCAAAGACGGGAAAGTTTCGCAAATTATGCTGTTTCCGTATGCGGTGGTAAAATACGACAAAAAAGGAGTTTCCATTCCGTTGGTAGTACAGCAGTCCGGAATTGATGCAGATCAGCAGTTAACAAAATCCATCGAAAATTTAGAATATAATCTGATTTCCAATATCAAAAATATTGCAGCAAACCGGAGAAAAAAAATCGGGGTACTGATCAACCAGGATGAGCTGAGCCCCACTGAATTCCAGGGATTCATGCAGCTGGCAACGGAAAGTTATGATGCAGGACCTATTATTCCTAAAAATCAGAAAGAGCTTAGCCTTGCTGATGTTCCGATGCTGAAGCAGATGAGTGCGCTTGTCATTGCAAAACCAAGAAAAGCCTTCACCGACGGAGAAAAAGTGATCCTTGACCAATACATCATGAACGGTGGTAAAACGTTGTGGATGATTGATGCCGTAAATGCGGAAATGGATACGCTGATGAGGTCTAAAAAAGTAATGCCGTTCCCGGTAGATATCAATATGACCGACTTTTTCTTCAACTACGGAATCAGGATCAATCCTGCTTTGGTAAAAGATGTGAAGAAATTTGCCCTGTTGAGATTAGTGACCGGAGAAGTGAGTGGAAATCCTCAGTACACCAGTCTTCCGTGGCCATATTACCCATTAGGAATCGCAGAAAACAAAAATCCGATTACCAAAAATATCAATCCGGTGAAATTTGAATTCCCGACCTCCATTGATACCTTGGGCGGAAGAAAAAATATCAAAACGAATGTTCTTTTTGAATCCAGTGAAAGAACTTTGCTCAAGCAGGTTCCGAATTATGTGGATTTAAAAGAAATTTCCAGTGTCGACAGCCTTGGACAAATGGAAAAACCTAGCACCCCGAAAATCTATGCAGTAGCATTGGAAGGAAAGTTCAATTCAGCGTATGCTTCAAGGATTGAAAGAAAATCATACCCGAATTTCAAAAATTCAAGCCCTGAAAATAAAATGATCGTTATCGCCGACGGCGACGTAGGCCGAAATAAAGTGCTGAAAGGTGAGCCGCTTCCTTTGGGTGTAGATCTGCTCACCAACGAACAGTTTGGCAACGAACAGTTCCTGAGAAATGCCCTCGATTATCTTCTGGACGACAGCAACCTGATGGAGCTCAGAAACCGAAATATTGAAGAAAGGCTTCTGGACCGTCAAAGAATTACCGAAGAGAAAAACAACTGGCAATGGTTTAATTTGCTGCTGCCGTTAGTAATCATTGGGATTTTAGGAGGGTTGTTCTTCTGGTTGAGGAAGAAGAAGTTTGGATAA
- a CDS encoding VOC family protein encodes MKINQIFVNLPVKDIRETKEFWTNLGFSVNEQISDERAVCIMMNDTISIMFLTEEFFETFSERPVPKGDTTQVLVAIGLDSREEVDQVVNAAVANGATQHEEPQDHGWMYQNSFWDINGHGWNVIFADPSQIPS; translated from the coding sequence ATGAAAATCAATCAGATCTTTGTCAATCTTCCCGTAAAAGATATTCGGGAAACAAAAGAATTCTGGACGAATCTGGGTTTCTCCGTTAACGAGCAGATTTCCGATGAAAGAGCAGTCTGTATCATGATGAATGATACGATTTCCATCATGTTCTTAACGGAAGAATTTTTCGAAACCTTTTCAGAAAGACCTGTTCCGAAAGGTGATACGACCCAGGTATTGGTTGCCATCGGATTAGACAGCCGTGAAGAAGTAGACCAGGTTGTGAATGCGGCTGTCGCCAACGGAGCAACACAGCATGAAGAGCCGCAGGATCATGGCTGGATGTATCAAAATTCTTTCTGGGACATCAATGGTCATGGATGGAATGTCATTTTTGCAGATCCTTCTCAGATCCCATCATAA
- a CDS encoding alpha/beta fold hydrolase produces the protein MTPAEKGYQEVNGIKMYYEIYGSGKPLVLIHGGGGSILFDYKEVITRLENKFQLIGIDLQNHGRSGHRDIAETFEQDAHDVAALLKSINIEKASFWGFSNGGNTVMQVAHRYPEMVEKLIVASAFYKKNGMLDGFFESINNATLDSMPEPLKINFLSLNPDFSALENMFDKDSKRMQTFEDWSEEILKGISSPVLFISGDKDVMKPEHTVEMWRLVEDSKLLILPATHGSYMMADFNGNTDDRLIDFTVSEAEKFLNN, from the coding sequence ATGACTCCAGCTGAAAAAGGGTATCAGGAAGTTAACGGAATTAAGATGTATTACGAAATCTACGGTTCCGGAAAACCTTTGGTGTTGATTCATGGCGGCGGAGGTTCCATTCTGTTTGATTATAAAGAAGTTATTACAAGGCTTGAAAATAAGTTTCAGCTTATCGGCATCGATCTTCAGAATCACGGAAGGTCCGGTCATCGTGATATTGCGGAAACTTTTGAACAGGATGCGCATGATGTTGCTGCACTTCTGAAAAGTATCAACATAGAAAAAGCTTCATTCTGGGGATTCAGTAATGGCGGAAATACGGTAATGCAGGTTGCTCATCGGTATCCTGAAATGGTGGAAAAACTGATCGTTGCATCGGCATTCTACAAAAAAAACGGAATGCTGGACGGTTTCTTCGAAAGCATAAACAATGCTACTCTCGATTCAATGCCCGAACCGCTTAAAATTAATTTTTTGAGCCTGAATCCGGACTTTTCTGCCTTGGAAAACATGTTCGATAAAGACAGCAAAAGGATGCAGACTTTCGAAGACTGGAGTGAAGAAATTTTGAAAGGCATATCTTCTCCCGTATTATTTATTTCCGGGGATAAAGATGTAATGAAACCGGAACATACGGTGGAAATGTGGCGGCTTGTCGAAGATTCAAAACTCTTGATTCTTCCTGCAACCCACGGTTCCTACATGATGGCTGATTTTAATGGCAATACTGACGACAGGCTTATTGATTTTACTGTTAGCGAGGCAGAAAAGTTTTTAAATAATTAA
- a CDS encoding VOC family protein, with the protein MNNNIFPCLWYDENAKESAEFYCKIFGGKITADTPVVMNIALFGQKIMLLNGGPQFKKNASVSFMVICETEDEVQQYWDQLMEGGMALMPLDSYSWSKKYGWLKDQYDVTWQIFLGNKQESQKIIPTLMFMHENNGKAMQAMELYTSTFPDSKIGSILKYGEGSEGHPIAEPGENIQHAHFVIDGYSFFCMDSSYNHQFDFNEAISMVVMTEDQEQTDQYWKSLTSDGGKESMCGWLKDKFGFSWQIVPKKLIELMSDPDPAKAQKVVQAMMRMQKIIIEDLEKAYHS; encoded by the coding sequence ATGAACAACAATATCTTTCCGTGCCTCTGGTACGATGAAAACGCTAAAGAATCTGCCGAATTTTACTGTAAAATATTCGGCGGAAAAATTACCGCAGATACACCGGTGGTGATGAACATTGCACTTTTCGGCCAGAAAATAATGCTTCTCAATGGCGGTCCTCAGTTCAAAAAAAATGCGTCGGTTTCTTTTATGGTTATCTGTGAAACGGAAGATGAAGTGCAACAGTACTGGGATCAGCTGATGGAAGGCGGGATGGCCTTAATGCCACTGGATTCCTATTCATGGAGCAAAAAATACGGATGGCTGAAAGATCAATATGATGTTACCTGGCAAATATTCCTCGGAAATAAACAGGAATCACAAAAAATAATTCCTACTCTGATGTTTATGCATGAAAACAATGGCAAAGCAATGCAGGCTATGGAATTGTATACTTCAACATTTCCCGATTCTAAGATCGGCAGTATTTTGAAATACGGAGAAGGAAGCGAGGGACACCCAATTGCAGAACCGGGAGAAAATATTCAGCATGCGCATTTTGTAATTGATGGTTATAGCTTTTTCTGTATGGACAGCTCTTATAATCATCAGTTTGATTTTAACGAAGCAATTTCAATGGTGGTGATGACAGAAGATCAGGAGCAGACCGATCAATATTGGAAAAGCCTGACCTCAGACGGAGGAAAGGAAAGCATGTGCGGATGGCTAAAAGATAAGTTCGGATTCAGCTGGCAGATTGTTCCTAAAAAATTAATAGAACTGATGAGTGATCCGGATCCTGCAAAAGCCCAGAAAGTAGTGCAGGCGATGATGAGAATGCAGAAAATCATTATAGAAGATCTGGAAAAAGCTTATCATTCTTAG
- a CDS encoding Crp/Fnr family transcriptional regulator — translation MINKALEICYDFPFFLPEELLEIFNAHEKITFHKGDFILEEGKTANEYYIVEKGLARSFVTDFNGNDVTTNFFVENEIIIEVSSLFQRIPTQENIVCITDCECWKFDFETFQELFHKIPNLREWGRAWMSQQLFICKQRSVEMFTLSATRRYLNLLEQKPYVIQFAPLKQIASYLGVTDTSLSRIRKELVSHPRKI, via the coding sequence ATGATCAATAAGGCCCTCGAAATATGCTATGATTTCCCGTTTTTCTTACCGGAAGAACTTCTGGAAATATTCAATGCCCATGAGAAAATTACCTTCCATAAAGGAGATTTTATCCTGGAAGAAGGCAAAACAGCCAATGAATATTATATCGTGGAAAAAGGCCTCGCAAGATCATTTGTTACAGACTTCAACGGTAACGATGTTACGACTAATTTTTTTGTTGAAAACGAAATTATTATTGAGGTTTCATCACTTTTCCAGAGAATTCCTACGCAGGAAAACATCGTCTGCATTACCGACTGCGAATGCTGGAAGTTCGATTTTGAAACTTTTCAGGAGCTTTTTCATAAAATCCCGAATCTCAGGGAGTGGGGAAGGGCATGGATGTCGCAGCAATTGTTCATTTGCAAGCAGCGTTCCGTGGAAATGTTTACCCTGTCTGCCACCAGACGCTACCTTAATCTTCTGGAGCAGAAGCCTTACGTCATTCAATTTGCGCCACTCAAGCAGATCGCGTCTTATCTCGGCGTTACAGATACTTCTTTAAGCCGAATCCGCAAAGAATTGGTTTCACATCCCAGGAAAATATAA
- a CDS encoding DinB family protein, protein MDTPTSKKLEIIIPAFRGHSQNFLMVLDGISEQDALKRVEGKTNHIIWMAGNFLDMRYALGSVLGIQEEFEFKDLFFQGKSLNESFAYPSLEQLKDAFHKISPLVYQKLLEASDEELDKAFPMGMNIEFFPETILNFIGMCIGREDYLCGQIGLMRRILGYEGLKYEFDKDLKY, encoded by the coding sequence ATGGACACGCCAACATCAAAAAAATTAGAAATTATTATTCCTGCATTCCGTGGTCACAGTCAGAATTTCCTGATGGTGCTGGACGGAATTTCCGAGCAGGACGCTCTGAAAAGAGTAGAAGGCAAAACCAATCATATCATCTGGATGGCCGGAAACTTTTTGGATATGAGGTATGCTTTAGGATCGGTGCTCGGAATTCAGGAAGAATTTGAATTTAAAGATCTTTTTTTTCAGGGGAAAAGTTTAAATGAAAGTTTTGCCTACCCTTCTTTGGAGCAGTTAAAGGATGCTTTTCACAAAATATCGCCTCTGGTGTATCAGAAATTACTGGAAGCTTCAGACGAAGAATTGGACAAAGCCTTTCCCATGGGAATGAATATCGAATTTTTTCCGGAAACGATTCTGAATTTCATAGGAATGTGCATCGGTCGGGAAGATTATCTGTGCGGGCAAATCGGACTGATGCGGAGAATTCTCGGTTATGAAGGCTTAAAATATGAATTCGATAAAGATTTAAAATATTAA
- a CDS encoding helix-turn-helix domain-containing protein, producing the protein MKQTFRFNSISDFHAFCNLPNPEHPLISLIDYSKVQYPVNDTELKWIQNFYSVGLKRNVNAKFNYGQQEYDFDSGVLCFVSPLQFLSLEMKPDVVAEPTGYLLLIHPDFLWGTSLIKKIKSYEFFSYQINEALFLSDKEEKIIVDLFRNIEKEYQNNTDKFTQELIVAQLELFMIYAERFYERQFFTRKKSSHELLEKFEETLSQYFSSGNLLEKGIPSVKSIAEQLSISPNYLSSLLRIHTQQNTQQHIQNKLIDHAKERLSTTNLSVSEIAYELGFEHPQSFSKLFKQKVKQSPGEFRRAFY; encoded by the coding sequence ATGAAACAAACTTTCAGATTTAATTCGATTTCAGATTTTCATGCGTTTTGTAATCTTCCGAATCCGGAACATCCGCTGATCAGCCTTATTGATTACAGCAAAGTACAGTATCCGGTAAACGATACGGAGCTGAAATGGATCCAGAATTTCTACTCGGTAGGCCTGAAACGTAACGTGAATGCAAAATTCAATTACGGACAGCAGGAATACGATTTTGATTCCGGTGTGCTGTGTTTTGTTTCGCCGCTTCAGTTCCTGAGCCTGGAAATGAAACCTGATGTGGTAGCGGAACCGACGGGCTATTTATTGCTCATTCACCCTGATTTCCTTTGGGGAACTTCCCTGATCAAAAAAATCAAATCATACGAATTTTTCAGCTACCAGATCAATGAAGCACTTTTTCTATCAGATAAGGAAGAGAAAATCATCGTTGATCTTTTCAGGAATATTGAAAAAGAATACCAGAACAATACCGATAAATTTACCCAGGAGCTGATTGTCGCACAACTCGAATTGTTCATGATCTACGCCGAACGTTTTTATGAACGCCAGTTTTTTACCAGAAAAAAATCAAGCCATGAATTGCTGGAAAAATTTGAAGAAACGCTTTCGCAGTATTTCAGCAGCGGAAATCTTCTGGAAAAAGGGATTCCTTCGGTAAAATCCATCGCGGAACAACTGAGTATTTCCCCGAACTACCTGAGCAGCCTGTTGCGGATTCACACGCAGCAAAACACGCAACAGCACATCCAGAATAAGCTGATCGACCATGCTAAAGAGCGTTTGAGCACAACCAATTTGTCCGTCAGTGAAATTGCTTATGAGCTTGGTTTTGAGCATCCGCAGTCTTTCAGTAAATTGTTTAAGCAGAAGGTGAAGCAGTCGCCGGGGGAGTTTAGGAGGGCGTTTTATTAG
- a CDS encoding SDR family oxidoreductase produces MKTHNKSQSKSKVPEEGILPEIIRESYRGSEKLLDKKAVISGGDSGIGQAVAVHFAREGADVAIIYKESDDDAEETKKLVEKEGRKCVLLKGDISKKNFQKKCIEKIKKDWETLDILVNNVGIQFPKDDIENITDEQIHETFNTNIISMISFTRDCLQLMKNGSRIICTTSVTAYRGSDHLIDYSSTKGAIATFIRSLATNIAEKNILVNGVAPGPIWTPLVKETFDDVSDFGKDNPMKRAGQPSEVAPAYVFLASQDSSFITGEIIHINGGDYVGG; encoded by the coding sequence ATGAAAACACACAACAAGTCACAATCTAAATCAAAAGTACCGGAAGAAGGTATCCTGCCGGAGATTATCCGGGAGAGCTACAGAGGAAGCGAGAAACTATTGGATAAAAAAGCGGTTATTTCAGGAGGGGACAGCGGAATAGGACAGGCTGTTGCCGTGCATTTTGCCCGCGAAGGAGCAGATGTTGCCATCATCTATAAAGAAAGTGATGACGATGCGGAAGAAACAAAAAAATTGGTAGAAAAGGAAGGCAGGAAATGCGTTTTGCTGAAAGGTGATATTTCAAAAAAGAATTTTCAGAAAAAATGCATTGAAAAAATAAAAAAAGATTGGGAGACATTAGATATTCTTGTCAATAATGTAGGAATACAGTTCCCGAAAGATGATATTGAAAACATCACAGACGAACAGATTCATGAAACGTTCAATACCAATATCATCTCTATGATTTCATTTACCAGAGACTGCCTGCAGCTGATGAAAAACGGATCACGGATTATCTGTACCACTTCTGTAACAGCGTATCGCGGAAGTGATCACCTCATTGACTATTCGTCCACAAAAGGTGCAATAGCAACTTTTATCCGCTCTCTGGCAACCAATATTGCAGAAAAAAATATTCTGGTAAACGGCGTTGCGCCTGGTCCTATCTGGACACCTCTGGTTAAAGAAACCTTCGATGATGTATCAGATTTCGGGAAAGATAACCCAATGAAAAGAGCGGGGCAGCCATCGGAAGTTGCACCGGCCTACGTGTTTTTAGCATCACAGGATTCAAGTTTCATTACCGGCGAAATCATCCATATCAATGGCGGAGATTATGTCGGAGGATAA
- a CDS encoding CopD family protein yields MLYTIIKALHIIFMVSYFAGIFYLVRIFVYYKDTDEFAEDKKKILREQYTFMARRLWNIITVPAGVIMTLCGITMIFLNLGLMKTPWFHLKLTFLIGLAIYHYWCWKKVLQLKKLNGNTLETANIKLRQANEIATFILFLVVFTVILKSQVIEYWWQLITGFFVLVFLIMMTVKLVNKNKKK; encoded by the coding sequence ATGCTTTACACCATAATAAAAGCGCTTCATATTATCTTTATGGTAAGTTATTTTGCAGGGATCTTTTACCTTGTAAGAATATTTGTTTATTATAAAGATACCGACGAATTTGCCGAGGATAAAAAGAAAATTTTAAGAGAACAGTATACCTTCATGGCACGCAGGCTGTGGAATATAATTACCGTTCCGGCGGGTGTAATCATGACACTTTGCGGAATAACCATGATCTTCCTGAATTTAGGGTTGATGAAAACGCCTTGGTTTCATCTGAAGCTCACGTTTCTTATCGGCCTCGCAATTTACCATTACTGGTGCTGGAAAAAAGTGTTACAACTGAAAAAACTGAACGGAAATACCTTGGAAACTGCCAATATCAAACTAAGACAGGCGAATGAAATTGCGACATTTATTTTGTTCCTTGTTGTATTTACGGTGATCTTAAAATCTCAGGTTATTGAATATTGGTGGCAATTAATTACCGGATTTTTCGTTCTGGTATTTTTAATTATGATGACGGTGAAATTGGTTAATAAAAATAAGAAAAAGTAA
- a CDS encoding ABC transporter permease, whose amino-acid sequence MIAILKKELWSYFGNWSAWVIIAAFSLITTLFLFFFDNDSNIFEIGMASLQSYFVLVPWLLMFIIPALSMKTFAEEQQTGTLNWLFSQPLKISDLIFGKFLSVWIVGILCLIPSLIYLYTVYVLGVPAGNIDLGMTFGSYIGLIILIAAFSGVGILASSLSQNQIMAYLLGVFMCFIMYFGIEQLASYKLLGGADFILQNVGFYQHFLGFTRGLIDFKDVAYFVLIIGITLVLSNHFINKKK is encoded by the coding sequence ATGATTGCAATTTTAAAAAAAGAACTTTGGAGTTACTTCGGAAACTGGAGCGCATGGGTGATCATTGCCGCCTTCAGTCTGATCACGACGCTGTTTCTGTTTTTTTTCGACAACGATTCCAATATTTTTGAGATCGGGATGGCTTCTCTACAGAGCTACTTTGTTTTGGTTCCTTGGCTGTTAATGTTCATCATTCCGGCTCTTTCGATGAAAACTTTTGCGGAAGAACAGCAGACCGGAACATTAAACTGGCTGTTTTCCCAACCCTTAAAAATTTCGGATTTAATATTTGGAAAATTCTTATCCGTTTGGATTGTTGGTATTTTATGCCTGATTCCATCACTGATTTATTTATACACCGTTTATGTACTAGGTGTTCCGGCAGGAAATATAGATTTAGGGATGACCTTCGGAAGTTATATCGGGTTAATTATTTTAATTGCAGCATTTTCGGGAGTTGGAATTCTGGCTTCTTCGCTTTCCCAAAACCAGATCATGGCTTATCTGTTGGGTGTTTTCATGTGTTTCATCATGTACTTCGGGATTGAGCAGCTGGCAAGTTATAAATTGCTTGGAGGCGCAGACTTTATTTTACAGAATGTAGGCTTTTATCAGCATTTCTTAGGTTTTACAAGAGGACTTATTGATTTTAAAGATGTAGCTTATTTTGTGCTGATCATCGGTATTACCTTAGTTTTGTCCAATCATTTCATTAATAAAAAAAAGTAG
- a CDS encoding SRPBCC domain-containing protein: MEILHFDIQINAEAVKVWTVLWDDFSFRQWTSAFTEGSFYQGSLEKGNIIKFLDPKNNGMYSKIVQLIPSEEITFLHLGEIYEGVETPRDLGEATERYILKEHENTTHLYVEVATTEEFKSFFEEKFPVALSNVKNLSENQL; this comes from the coding sequence ATGGAAATATTACATTTTGATATTCAGATTAATGCGGAAGCGGTAAAAGTCTGGACTGTACTTTGGGACGATTTCTCTTTCAGACAATGGACATCAGCTTTTACAGAAGGTTCTTTTTATCAGGGAAGTTTGGAAAAAGGAAATATTATAAAATTCCTAGACCCTAAAAATAATGGAATGTACAGTAAGATCGTTCAATTGATTCCCAGTGAGGAAATAACTTTTCTTCATCTTGGAGAAATTTATGAAGGAGTAGAAACACCGCGCGATTTGGGAGAAGCTACAGAACGATACATCCTCAAGGAACATGAAAATACCACGCATCTTTACGTTGAAGTGGCAACCACAGAAGAGTTCAAATCATTCTTTGAAGAAAAATTTCCAGTTGCATTATCCAATGTTAAAAATCTTTCTGAAAATCAACTTTAA
- a CDS encoding SRPBCC family protein, with product METLSYEIIISASKQKVWDVLWNEKTYREWTKFFNPASASVMKSDWQVGGKTYFLNSEGEGMVSTIDNMEEPDQIIFKHLGMVDKEGNEDTESMEVKQWSGCFEKYFLIDFDGRTKLHAEVQVDKNWEEHMNKGFTQGLEIVKNLAENTLTL from the coding sequence ATGGAAACATTATCTTATGAAATCATCATCAGCGCTTCCAAACAAAAAGTCTGGGACGTACTGTGGAATGAAAAAACATATCGTGAATGGACAAAATTTTTCAATCCGGCTTCTGCATCTGTAATGAAATCAGACTGGCAAGTTGGCGGAAAAACGTACTTCCTGAATAGTGAAGGTGAGGGAATGGTTTCAACCATAGATAATATGGAAGAACCGGATCAGATTATTTTCAAACATCTCGGAATGGTAGATAAAGAAGGAAATGAAGACACTGAAAGCATGGAAGTGAAGCAGTGGAGCGGATGTTTCGAGAAGTATTTTTTGATTGATTTTGACGGAAGAACCAAACTTCATGCTGAGGTTCAGGTGGATAAAAACTGGGAAGAGCACATGAACAAAGGCTTCACACAGGGACTTGAAATAGTTAAAAATCTCGCGGAAAATACTTTAACACTTTAA
- a CDS encoding VOC family protein: protein MAKLNSYLNFDGKAEEAFNFYKSVFGGEFLGEIYRMGNAPGTENLSVEEKKRVMHIALPIGNDLLMASDIVPSFGQTLKVGNNNYVSIFPDSREEAERLFKGLSEGGNIEMPLEDQFWGDYFGSFQDKYGIHWMINYNEEYIK, encoded by the coding sequence ATGGCTAAATTAAATTCTTATTTAAACTTTGACGGGAAAGCGGAAGAAGCTTTCAACTTTTACAAATCCGTTTTCGGAGGAGAATTTCTCGGAGAAATTTACAGAATGGGAAATGCACCCGGAACCGAAAACCTTTCGGTAGAAGAAAAAAAAAGGGTAATGCATATTGCGCTTCCTATCGGTAACGATCTTTTGATGGCTTCTGATATCGTTCCGAGTTTTGGGCAGACCCTCAAGGTAGGAAATAATAACTATGTCTCTATTTTCCCCGATTCCAGAGAAGAGGCGGAAAGACTTTTTAAAGGACTTTCTGAGGGCGGCAATATTGAAATGCCTCTTGAAGACCAGTTTTGGGGCGATTATTTCGGAAGTTTCCAGGATAAATATGGTATCCATTGGATGATCAATTATAATGAAGAATATATAAAATAG
- a CDS encoding SRPBCC family protein: MEPIKIEITILEPVEKVWTYFNSPEHITQWNFASDTWECPSAKVDLKEGGRFTTRMQAKDGSFGFDLVGIYDEIIPEKRITYHMEDQRKVKVIFDKIDENTTKVTEIFDPEKQNPVEMQRDGWYAILNNFHKYVENH; this comes from the coding sequence ATGGAACCAATAAAAATTGAGATTACGATTCTGGAGCCCGTTGAGAAAGTATGGACGTATTTCAACAGCCCTGAACACATTACCCAATGGAATTTTGCCAGCGATACATGGGAGTGTCCTTCTGCTAAAGTAGACTTAAAAGAAGGAGGACGATTTACAACAAGAATGCAGGCAAAGGACGGAAGTTTCGGGTTTGATCTTGTCGGAATTTATGACGAAATTATTCCTGAGAAAAGAATCACTTATCACATGGAAGATCAAAGAAAAGTAAAAGTGATTTTCGATAAAATTGATGAAAACACGACAAAAGTTACTGAGATATTCGATCCTGAAAAGCAAAATCCTGTTGAAATGCAGCGGGACGGCTGGTACGCGATTCTTAATAACTTTCATAAATATGTTGAAAATCATTAA
- a CDS encoding DoxX family protein — translation MKLLTILFATFFLALAGTKIFEGDWNFLFSGNLGMAVFIIFTGLSHFKFQKGMAMMIPEFIPAKMFWVYITGVIEIAAGIGLMIPSIRELTAVLLIIFYVLVFIANINSSKKNINIFKADFTGPGMSYLYKERIPMQIILIAWTWYFGIYLN, via the coding sequence ATGAAACTATTAACAATTCTCTTTGCAACATTCTTTCTTGCTTTAGCAGGAACGAAAATTTTTGAGGGTGACTGGAACTTTTTGTTTTCCGGAAATCTTGGAATGGCTGTCTTTATCATATTTACCGGGTTGTCACATTTTAAATTTCAGAAAGGAATGGCAATGATGATCCCGGAATTTATACCTGCCAAAATGTTTTGGGTATATATTACCGGAGTTATAGAAATTGCTGCAGGAATTGGTCTCATGATACCCTCCATTCGTGAGCTGACTGCTGTTTTACTGATAATTTTTTATGTATTGGTATTTATTGCCAACATCAATTCGTCAAAGAAAAATATCAATATTTTTAAAGCGGATTTTACCGGCCCGGGAATGAGTTACCTTTATAAAGAAAGAATTCCGATGCAGATTATTTTGATTGCCTGGACCTGGTACTTCGGGATTTATCTGAATTAA